The Hyphomicrobiales bacterium genomic sequence CCTGCGCCGCCATGCCGAGCTGGTCGATCTCAAGTCCAATTTCACCATCCTCGACACCGACGATCAGATCCGCCTCATCAAGCAGGTGATCCAGGCCGAGGGCATCGACGAGAAGCGCTGGCCGGCGCGGCAGTTTGCCAGCATCATCGACGGCTGGAAGAACCGCGGCCTGATGCCGGGCGAGGTGCCAGAGGGCGAAGGCCGGGCATTCGGCGCCGGCCGTGGTCGCGCCCTCTACGCCGCCTATCAGGACCGGCTGAGGACGCTGAACGCCTGCGACTTCGGCGATCTTCTGTGCCACGTCATCCGCATCTTCCGCGAACACCACGACGTCCTCGCCGACTACCAGAACCGCTTCCGCTACATGTTGGTCGACGAGTATCAGGATACCAACATCGCGCAGTATCTCTGGCTGCGGCTGCTGGCGCAGAACCATCCGAATCTGTGCTGCGTCGGCGACGACGACCAGTCGATCTATGGCTGGCGCGGCGCCGAGGTCGACAACATCCTGCGCTTCGAGCACGACTTCCCCGGCGCCAAGGTGGTCCGGCTGGAGCGCAACTACCGCTCGACCGGGCACATTCTCGGCGCCGCCTCGCACCTCATCGCCCACAATGACGGCCGCCTCGGCAAGACCCTCTTCACCGATCACGACGACCCCGACGCCGACCGTGTGTCGGTCGGTGCGAGCTGGGACTCTGAGGAAGAGGCCCGCCAGATCGGCGACGAGATCGAGGCGCTGCAGACCAAGGGCCACAAGCTCGACCAGATCGCCATTCTGGTGCGCGCCTCCTTCCAGATGCGCGAATTCGAAGATCGCTTCGTCACGCTTGGCCTGCCCTACCGCGTTATCGGCGGCCCGCGCTTCTACGAGCGCATGGAGATCCGCGACGCGCTCGCCTATTTCCGCGCCACCGTGCAGCCGGCCGACGATCTCGCCTTCGAGCGCATCGTCAACAAGCCGAAGCGCGGCCTCGGCGACGTCACCCTGCAACTCGTCCACGAGACGGCGCGCGCGGCCGGCATCCCGCTCATTCAGGCCGCCGGCGAACTGGCCGAGACCGAGGAGCTGCGCCCCAAGACGCGGATTTCGCTGAAGAACCTCGTCGACAGCTTCACCCGCTGGCGCAACCAGCTCGACAGCCTCAGCCATGTGGAACTCGCCGAAATCATCCTGGACGAGTCCGGCTACACCGAGATGTGGCAGGCCGACCGTTCGCCCGACGCGCCGGGTCGGCTCGAGAACCTGAAGGAACTCGTCCGCTCCATGGAGGATTTCGACTCCCTGCAGGGCTTCCTTGAGCACATCTCGCTGGTCATGGACGCCGACAAGGGCGACGGCATCGACGCGGTCAACGTCATGACGCTGCATTCGGCGAAGGGGCTGGAATTCGACACCGTCTTCCTGCCCGGCTGGGAGGAAGGCCTCTTCCCGCATCAGCGCGCTCTCGACGAGGGCGGCCGCTCCGGCCTCGAGGAAGAGCGCCGGCTGGCCTATGTCGGCATCACCCGCGCCCGCGCCCGTGCCAAGATCTGGTTCGCCTCCAACCGCCGCATCCACGGCCTGTGGCAGTCGACGATCCCCTCGCGCTTCCTCGACGAACTGCCCGAGGCCCATGTCGACGTCGTCGAGCAGGGATCGAGCTATGGCGGCTACAGCGGCGGCAACTACGGCGCCAGCCGCTTCGACAAGGCCGAGACGTTTTCCTCCAGCTACGGCACACCCGGCTGGCAGCGCGCCCAGCGCAACCGCACCTCGTCGGGCTCGCAGACGGCGCGCGGCCCGAAAACCATCGAGGGCGAATTGGTCGCGAAAAGCGTAATCGGCGGCGAGTCCGCCTATTCGCTCGGCGAACGCGTCTTCCACATCAAGTTCGGCTATGGCGCGATTGCCTCGATCGACGGCAACAAGCTGACCATCGATTTCGAAAAGGCCGGCCGCAAGCGCGTGCTCGACAGCTTCGTCGAGCGGCACTGACAAAGCCGCGCCTGCATACCGTCACTCTGGCCTCTCCCCTCGTCATCCTCCGGCTTGACCGGAGGATCGGGCAGCGACGAGCACGACGCCAGCGAGTCGGCATTGAGTGAGAACGCCCCCCTCAACACGCCCCACCCACATGGAAAGCGATCCTCCGGTCAAGCCGGAGGATGACGGGCTGAGGCATCGGATGCGCTCATCGCATCAGCCGCCCCCATGCAAAAAAACAGCCCCACACACGACCCGCGCCCGGCCATTATTTCGCCGTGAAATAAGCGCTGAGATTCCCGTTGCACCGGCGCTAAATACGCTCTAGAGCAGCGCCGATTTTCACCATCGCCGCACGAGAGCACGACCCGCTCGACGGAGGCCAGCCCGGACCCGGATTTGCGGGGCGGGATTGTTTATGCGTGCCGCAGCAACGGTGCGTTTCGCGAAAGACCTGCCTCGATGTATCTCAATTCAATCAAAAATTTCCGGGCGCTGGCCATCATCCTGATCGTCGCGGTGCACAGCTTCAGCTTCGCCAGCATCCCCTTCAAGACATTTCCGTCGCAGTTCCTCGGCAATCTGATTTCCGGCGGCACGACCCTCTTCGTCTTCATCTCAGGCCTGTTGTTCTTCCACGTCTTCTACAAGCGCTACACCTTCAGGAGCTTCATGGCCGGCAAGGTCAGGAACGTGGTCATCCCCTACACGATCCTGTCGATCATCCCGATCTGGATGGTGATGAACCAGGCCAAAATCCCCTGGCCGTTCTTCGAGCCGACCGGCCCCGGCTTCATCGAGGAAACCCTCGTGCCGGCGCTGAAATATTACGTCACCGGGCGTTTCGCGACGGCCTACTGGTACATACCCTTCATCGTCGTCACTTTTCTGATGTCGCCGCTGCACATCGCCTATATCCGCCTCAACATCCGCTGGCAGATCGTCATCATGGCGGTGCTGTTTGCGGTCTCGGCGGTCGTCCAGCGCCCGCAAGAAAACATCAACACGCTGCAAAGCGTCGTTGCCTTCACGCCGGTCTATCTCTTGGGCATCACCTGCGGCATGAACCTGCAATGGCTTTACGACAAGCTGACCGGACGCGAATGGATCTTCGCCGCGATCGGCCTCGCGCTTGCCGCGCTGGAATACACGACCGGCGCATTCTCGAACTACCACAAGGACTTCTTCGCCTTGAAGGGCATCGACCTGATGCTGTTCCAGAAGGTGTCGTGGTGCATCTTCTTTCTGATCTTCCTGCACCGCTTCGAGAACTGGTCGCCGCGCTGGGTGAACACGATTGCGGCCACCAGCTTCGCGATCTTCTTCCTGCACCCGTTCTTCCTGAAGACGCTGCACACCATCCGCAACTTTTATGGCGTCCGCTTCGACGGCTCCTGGACGGTCTATTGGGCAGCCGTCGCGCTCGTCACGGGGCTCTCCATCGCCACCGCGCTCGCCGTCCGTGCCATCATCGGCAAGAACAGCCGGTATCTGATCGGGTATTGAGGGAGGGGGCCTCCCTGCCCTTGACGCCGGGCTCGTAGCAGGCAATTTCGAGTCTCGCGCATGTCGTCCAAAAGTGGGCACCGGTTTTGGGATAACGGCATGCGGAAAAACAGGGTACGAAGTACCCGAACAGATTCCATGTCGGAGAGAAGGCCGTGGCGGGCGAGAAGAAGGCGGAACAGGCATTTGCGGCAATCGCGGTGGAGGCGCTCGACGAGGCTGAGGCTGCCGCCGAGCTTGAGCGCCTTGCCGCCGAGATCGCCGGCCATGATGAGCGCTACTATCAGGACGATGCGCCGAGCGTTTCCGACGCCGAATATGACGCGCTGCGCCGGCGCAACCTCGCCATCGAAGCCCGCTTCCCGCATCTGAAGCGCGCCGATTCCCCATCGGAGCGGGTCGGCGCCGCCGTCTCGGAGACCTTTTCGCAGGTCCGGCACGCCGTGCCGATGCTCTCGCTCGACAATGCGTTCGACGACGAGGGCGTGGCGGAATTCGCCGCCCGTGTCCGTCGCTTCCTAAAGATCATGCCGGGCGAGCCGCTCGCCTTCACCGCCGAGCCGAAGATCGACGGACTGTCGCTTTCGCTGCGTTACGAGAACCGCCGCCTGGTGACGGCCGCAACCCGTGGCGACGGCACCACCGGCGAGAACGTCACGGCGAATGCCCGCACCATCGGCGACATTCCCCACACCCTGCCGGACGACGCGCCGGACATCATCGAGGTGCGCGGCGAGGTCTATATGAGCCACGCCGATTTCGCCGCCTTGAACGCCCGCGCCGAGGCGCAAGGCGGCAAGATCTTCGCCAATCCGCGAAACGCGGCCGCCGGCTCGCTGCGCCAGTTAAACGCCACGATCACCGCCGCTCGCCCGCTTCGTTTCTTCGCCTATGCCTGGGGTGAGCTGCCGGACGTGCCCGGCGACACGCAGATGGACGTGGTCGCCGCCTTCGGCCGCTGGGGCTTTCCGGTCAACCCGCTGATGAAGCGCTGCGAGACGGTCGAGGACATGCTCGCCGTCTATCGCGATATCGAGGTGCAGCGGGCAACGCTCGGCTACGACATCGACGGCGTCGTCTACAAGGTCGACCGGCTCGATCTGCAGGGCCGGCTCGGCTTCGTGTCGCGCAGCCCGCGCTGGGCGATCGCCCACAAATTCCCCGCCGAGCGCGCGACGACGGTGCTGAACGACATCGAAATCCAGGTCGGCCGCACCGGCGCGCTGACCCCTGTCGCCAAGCTCGAGCCAGTGACCGTCGGCGGCGTGGTGGTCTCCAATGCCAGCTTGCATAACGAGGACTACATCCGCGGCATCGGCGCGGGCGGCGAGGAAATCCGCGACGGCAAGGACATTCGAATCGGCGATACGCTGACCATCCAGCGCGCCGGCGACGTCATCCCGCAGATCGTCGATGTCGACCTGTCGCGCCGCCCGGCGGACGCCGAGCCCTATCAGTTCCCGACCACCTGTCCGGTCTGCGGCAGCCACGCGGTGCGCGAGATCAACGTCAAGGGCCGTGAGGACGTGGTGCGGCGCTGCACCGGCGGTCTCGTCTGCCCGGCGCAGACCAAGGAAAAGCTGAAGCACTTCGTCTCGCGCAACGCTTTCGACATCGAGGGCCTCGGCGACAAGCAGGTCGAGATGTTCCACGATCTGCCGCTTGAGGAAGGCGGCATCCGCACCCCCGCGGACATCTTCACCCTGCGCGCCCGCGACGCCGATTCCCTGATCAAACTGAAGAACCGCGAGGGTTTCGGCACCAAGTCGGCGGAAAAACTGTTCGATGCCATCGACGCG encodes the following:
- a CDS encoding ATP-dependent DNA helicase, translated to MHDPARKDAVPAPSEPTAGGIAARAMSARSTAAASYLDALNPEQREAVETIDGPVLVLAGAGTGKTRVLTTRIAHILATGRAWPSQILAVTFTNKAAREMRERIATMVGDSVEGMAWLGTFHAIGTKILRRHAELVDLKSNFTILDTDDQIRLIKQVIQAEGIDEKRWPARQFASIIDGWKNRGLMPGEVPEGEGRAFGAGRGRALYAAYQDRLRTLNACDFGDLLCHVIRIFREHHDVLADYQNRFRYMLVDEYQDTNIAQYLWLRLLAQNHPNLCCVGDDDQSIYGWRGAEVDNILRFEHDFPGAKVVRLERNYRSTGHILGAASHLIAHNDGRLGKTLFTDHDDPDADRVSVGASWDSEEEARQIGDEIEALQTKGHKLDQIAILVRASFQMREFEDRFVTLGLPYRVIGGPRFYERMEIRDALAYFRATVQPADDLAFERIVNKPKRGLGDVTLQLVHETARAAGIPLIQAAGELAETEELRPKTRISLKNLVDSFTRWRNQLDSLSHVELAEIILDESGYTEMWQADRSPDAPGRLENLKELVRSMEDFDSLQGFLEHISLVMDADKGDGIDAVNVMTLHSAKGLEFDTVFLPGWEEGLFPHQRALDEGGRSGLEEERRLAYVGITRARARAKIWFASNRRIHGLWQSTIPSRFLDELPEAHVDVVEQGSSYGGYSGGNYGASRFDKAETFSSSYGTPGWQRAQRNRTSSGSQTARGPKTIEGELVAKSVIGGESAYSLGERVFHIKFGYGAIASIDGNKLTIDFEKAGRKRVLDSFVERH
- a CDS encoding acyltransferase, which produces MYLNSIKNFRALAIILIVAVHSFSFASIPFKTFPSQFLGNLISGGTTLFVFISGLLFFHVFYKRYTFRSFMAGKVRNVVIPYTILSIIPIWMVMNQAKIPWPFFEPTGPGFIEETLVPALKYYVTGRFATAYWYIPFIVVTFLMSPLHIAYIRLNIRWQIVIMAVLFAVSAVVQRPQENINTLQSVVAFTPVYLLGITCGMNLQWLYDKLTGREWIFAAIGLALAALEYTTGAFSNYHKDFFALKGIDLMLFQKVSWCIFFLIFLHRFENWSPRWVNTIAATSFAIFFLHPFFLKTLHTIRNFYGVRFDGSWTVYWAAVALVTGLSIATALAVRAIIGKNSRYLIGY
- a CDS encoding DNA ligase (NAD(+)) LigA, with protein sequence MAVEALDEAEAAAELERLAAEIAGHDERYYQDDAPSVSDAEYDALRRRNLAIEARFPHLKRADSPSERVGAAVSETFSQVRHAVPMLSLDNAFDDEGVAEFAARVRRFLKIMPGEPLAFTAEPKIDGLSLSLRYENRRLVTAATRGDGTTGENVTANARTIGDIPHTLPDDAPDIIEVRGEVYMSHADFAALNARAEAQGGKIFANPRNAAAGSLRQLNATITAARPLRFFAYAWGELPDVPGDTQMDVVAAFGRWGFPVNPLMKRCETVEDMLAVYRDIEVQRATLGYDIDGVVYKVDRLDLQGRLGFVSRSPRWAIAHKFPAERATTVLNDIEIQVGRTGALTPVAKLEPVTVGGVVVSNASLHNEDYIRGIGAGGEEIRDGKDIRIGDTLTIQRAGDVIPQIVDVDLSRRPADAEPYQFPTTCPVCGSHAVREINVKGREDVVRRCTGGLVCPAQTKEKLKHFVSRNAFDIEGLGDKQVEMFHDLPLEEGGIRTPADIFTLRARDADSLIKLKNREGFGTKSAEKLFDAIDARRTIALHRFIFALGIRHVGEQNAKLLARHYGTFEAFRAAMLAADQGSEAWRDLVDIDGIGEVVAKAIVDFFAEDHNETVLDALLAEVTPEQAEAVAADGSPVAGKTVVFTGSLERMTRDEAKAMAERLGAKVAGSVSKKTDLVVAGPGAGSKLKKAADLGVEVIDENGWFDLVGE